A genomic stretch from Brachyhypopomus gauderio isolate BG-103 unplaced genomic scaffold, BGAUD_0.2 sc60, whole genome shotgun sequence includes:
- the gata4 gene encoding transcription factor GATA-4: protein MYQGITMTTNHGPASYEPSFLHNAGTGTTSPVYVPSTRATPVMAPLPYLQTPQTSAAPGHPAWAQPAVDTVPSYNPPVSRFAFSPSSPPLTSGVGTARESTYTSPLNISTSGRDHYGARGLGGSYHAPYTAYVSPNMGAAWTAANFDGSVLHSLQSGAGSARHPSLELFEDFSEGRECVNCGAMSTPLWRRDGTGHYLCNACGLYHKMNGINRPLIKPQRRLSASRRIGLSCTNCHTTTTTLWRRNTEGEPVCNACGLYMKLHGVPRPLAMKKEGIQTRKRKPKNLKSKPGTPGTDGHTPSAPTSTNGTGAEARVIKTEPDTPTLFSHHNIHTQVSLPAYMGSSSGASNLKLSPGAHTGAPCSKTEPWNSLILA, encoded by the exons ATGTATCAAGGTATAACCATGACAACGAACCACGGACCTGCGTCTTACGAGCCGAGCTTCCTGCACAACGCCGGTACCGGAACCACGTCCCCGGTGTACGTACCGAGCACCCGAGCGACCCCGGTGATGGCGCCTCTCCCGTACCTGCAGACCCCGCAGACGAGCGCGGCTCCGGGTCACCCCGCGTGGGCGCAGCCGGCGGTGGACACCGTCCCGTCCTACAACCCCCCGGTGTCCCGGTTCGCCTTCTCGCCCAGCAGCCCGCCTCTCACCTCCGGTGTCGGTACTGCTCGGGAGAGCACGTACACGAGCCCGTTGAACATCTCTACTAGCGGTCGGGATCATTACGGTGCCCGGGGCCTGGGGGGCTCCTACCACGCACCGTACACGGCCTACGTGAGCCCGAACATGGGGGCCGCCTGGACCGCCGCTAACTTCGACGGTTCGGTGCTTCACAGCCTACAGAGCGGAGCAGGCAGCGCACGACACCCGAGTTTAG AGTTGTTTGAGGATTTCTCAGAGGGCCGTGAGTGTGTGAACTGCGGGGCCATGTCCACTCCTCTATGGCGTCGGGACGGGACAGGACACTACCTCTGCAACGCCTGTGGACTCTACCACAAGATGAACGGGATCAATAGACCACTGATCAAACCCCAGAGACGCTTA TCTGCCTCCAGAAGGATCGGGTTATCCTGTACTAActgtcacaccaccaccacaactctgtGGAGACGCAACACTGAAGGAGAGCCTGTCTGTAACGCCTGTGGCCTCTACATGAAACTACACGGG GTTCCTCGCCCTCTTGCCATGAAGAAAGAAGGGATTCAGACCCGCAAGCGCAAACCCAAAAACCTCAAGTCCAAACCCG GAACCCCTGGGACTGATGGCCACACCCCCTCTGCTCCAACCAGCACCAATGGTACCGGAGCAGAGGCCCGTGTCATTAAAACTGAGCCAGACACACCTACTCTCTTTTCCCATCATAACATCCACACACAG GTCTCTCTTCCTGCCTACATGGGTAGTTCAAGTGGAGCGTCCAACCTAAAGCTCTCGCCAGGAGCCCACACGGGGGCGCCCTGCTCCAAGACCGAGCCCTGGAACAGCCTGATTCTCGCTTAG
- the fdft1 gene encoding LOW QUALITY PROTEIN: squalene synthase (The sequence of the model RefSeq protein was modified relative to this genomic sequence to represent the inferred CDS: inserted 2 bases in 1 codon) — protein sequence MDILKSLGHPEEIYNLFKFKMGGCRTVMPKLDYESMSASLRTCYVFLNQTSRSFAAVIQALDGELRHAVCIFYLILRAMDTVEDDMTIPVVKKIPLLLDFHTFLYEPDWCYTQSNEKHRQVLEEFPTISVEFRKLGQEYRDVISDICHRMGVGMAEFLEKKVGSMQEWDKYCHYAAGLVGVGLSQLFSASKLEDPEVGGDDELANSMGLFLQKTNIIRDYLEDQREGRSFWPEEAWSRFASRLEDFAQPQHLNSALACLNLLVTDALRHVPDVLAYLSRLHNQSVFNFCAIPQVMAIATLSACYNNPQVFDGVVKIRKGQAVTLMMQATNMQAVCHIITKYSQEIRQKVPPCDPSRDKTLHVLDLIQEAPXPPRAHHLSPVYLSSEAPPPRAHLSPVYLSAVMLLAVLSWQYLTTTQSPSNSDMQGN from the exons ATGGATATCCTGAAGTCTTTAGGACACCCGGAGGAAATATACAACCTGTTTAAATTCAAAATGGGAGGATGCCGCACTGTTATGCCTAAACTGGATTAT GAGTCCATGAGCGCGAGCCTGCGCACGTGCTACGTGTTCCTGAACCAGACGAGCAGAAGCTTCGCGGCGGTGATCCAGGCGCTGGACGGGGAGCTGCG TCATGCCGTCTGTATATTCTACCTGATTCTGCGGGCGATGGACACGGTTGAGGATGACATGACGATTCCTGTGGTGAAGAAGATTCCACTACTGCTCGACTTCCACACCTTCCTGTACGAGCCTGACTGGTGCTACACACAGAGCAACGAGAAACACAGACAAGTGCTTGAAGAGTTCCCCACG ATTTCAGTGGAATTCAGGAAACTCGGTCAGGAATACCGCGATGTGATTTCCGACATTTGCCACCGAATGGGGGTTGGGATGGCAGAGTTCCTGGAGAAGAAGGTTGGATCGATGCAGGAGTGGGACAAG TACTGCCATTACGCGGCCGGTCTGGTGGGCGTCGGCTTGTCCCAGCTGTTCTCCGCCTCAAAGCTGGAGGACCCCGAGGTGGGCGGGGATGATGAGCTGGCCAACTCCATGGGCCTGTTCCTCCAGAAGACCAACATCATCCGCGACTACCTGGAGGACCAGCGGGAAGGACGATCCTTCTGGCCAGAGGAG gcgtGGAGTCGGTTTGCGTCTCGTCTGGAGGACTTCGCTCAGCCACAACATCTGAACTCCGCCCTGGCCTGCTTGAACCTGCTGGTGACCGACGCCCTCCGCCACGTCCCTGATGTCCTCGCCTACCTGTCCCGCCTCCACAACCAGAGTGTCTTCAACTTCTGCGCTATCCCGCAA GTGATGGCGATAGCGACACTCTCAGCCTGCTACAACAACCCACAAGTGTTTGATGGTGTGGTGAAAATCAGGAAAGGACAGGCAGTCACTCTGATGATGCAAGCCACCAACATGCAGGCTGTATGCCACATCATCACCAAATACAGCCAAgag ATTCGGCAGAAGGTGCCGCCGTGCGATCCTTCGCGGGACAAGACGCTGCACGTGCTGGACCTGATCCaggaggcccc ccccccccgcgCCCACCACCTGTCCCCCGTCTACCTGTCCTcggaggccccgcccccccgcGCCCACCTGTCCCCCGTCTACCTGTCAGCTGTGATGCTACTGGCTGTTCTCAGCTGGCAGTACCTTACCACCACCCAGTCTCCTAGCAACAGCGACATGCAGGGCAACTGA